The sequence CCTGCATGGCCTTTCCGTAACTCCCCTCGCCCCTGATGGAATCATGGGATGCATCGATGCCGTCAATGCTGATCTGGATCTCCTCAACATTGAGCCCCCTCAGCCGCTCCCCGGTAAGTAAAGTACCGTTTGAAAGCAGCACCTTCCTTGGGGGGTATGTTTCAAAAAAGCTGTTCAGCTCCCCGAAATCCCTGTAAAGAAGGGGCTCTCCGCCGGAGACAAGGACACGCAGTCCCTGAATTGCGTGAAACTCTTCGAGCAGAACCTTTACTGCATCAAAGGGCAGATCATGAAACTCCGGCTCCCCTATATAACAATGTCTGCACCTGAGGTTGCACCTGTCGGTTACCAGGAGTTCGAGGTATCTCAGGGAAGGAACGGGAGATCTTCTTATAATACAGTCCCTGAGAGGAACCTTCACCGTACCGAGTATATTCTCCTGAAGGCAGAAGTGGATAAAATCCGGATCATTGCTGTAACATCCCTCTTCAGAGGCACACCCCTGCAGAAAGGAGAACCCCCTTTCATCCACCTCATAGAGTTCATCGGTTTTTACGTTATAGACGGATGGCACTTCAAGCCATCTGAGGAGACTTGCCTCAGAGAGGTAATAGCGCTTTGATCCCCTGTCTTTTTCCGGAAATGTATCAGGCACGTTGTTTGTGGTTAAGCCCCCGCAAGGAAGGGGATGTTATTGAAAAATCAGACGCTTGATTCAACCGTTAATATTCTCGTGAGAACCCGGGTAAAACTCTTCCTTCAGCGACCTCGTCATCAACTCCGTAACAGCCTCTGCGGGGTCCTTGCCCTTATGTATGACCAGATAGACCTGCCGGACTATCGGCATCTCCACGGAAAACCTCCCGGCAAGCTCATTGGCGGATGCCGATGTCTCAACACCTTCAGCAACGGATTTCATCTCGGAGAGAATATCATCGAGCTTGACCCCCTGACCGAGCCTGTACCCCACGGTATAGTTCCTTGAGAGGTTCCCGGTACAGGTCAGGACAAGGTCTCCCATCCCGCTCAGCCCCGAGAAGGTCCTCACCTCGGCGCCCATCTTTACCCCCAGCCTCGTAATCTCTGCAAGCCCCCTGGTAATGAGCGCTGCCCGGGCATTAAACCCGAGTCCAAGTCCGTCAGACACACCGGAGGCTATTGCTATTACATTCTTCAGGGCGCCACCCAGCTCCACACCTATCAGGTCGTTATGGGTATATACCCTGAAATTGTCGGTATTAAAGATCTCCTGAATCAGGAGCGCGGTAGACCTGTCCACTGCTGCAAGGGTTACAGCAGTGGGGAGTCCCCTGACAACCTCCCTGGCAAAGCTCGGTCCGGAAAGAACCGCTATCTGATTGCTGAGGACGTCATGGAGAATCGAAGAAACCGTCTTCAGGGTATCCTTCTCGATCCCCTTTGAGGCGGTTATCAAAACCGCCTCCCCGTCGATAAACCTCGATGCCTCCTCGAATACGCGCCGGGCAAACTGGGTAGGGACAACGCAGAGCACGTACCTCGCCCTGTAGAGGGCCTCTTCCAGGCTGCTCGTAACATGTACCTGATCGGGGATGAGAATATCGGGGAGGAACACGGTGTTTATCCGGCTTTCCGATATCTCCCCTGCGAGTTCATCCTCATACACCCAGAGGGAGACATCATAGGCCTTCTCTGCAAGCAGTATAGTAAGAGCCGTTCCCCAGCTTCCCGCACCTATAACGGCGATGTAACTCATTCCTTACCCCTCTGCGATTTATCTATCTTCGCCCACGTGTCGCGAAGCGGAACCGTCCTGTTAAAAACAGGGGCTCCGTCCGTAGTATCGCGATCCACACAGAAATAACCAAGCCTCAGGAACTGAAACCTGTCTCCGGGCAGGGCATTTCTCAGACCAGGCTCTACACGGCATCTTTTCAGGACCACGAGCGACTCCGGATTAATACACTCCTTCAGGTCGGGGCATTCCTTTCCATCCCCCGGATCAGGCTTTAAAAACATCCTGTCGTACAGCCTGACCTCGGCACTCAGGGCATGTCTTTTAGATACCCAGTGGAGGGTTCCTTTTATCTTCCTGTTTCCACCCGGCATACCGCTCCTTGAGCCGGGATCGTATGTGCATCTCAACTCCGCTATCCTGCCGGATTCATCCCTGACGGCCCTCTCACACTTAATTATATAGGCATGTTTTAACCTCACTTCGCGACCGGGGGCAAGACGGAAAAACTTCTTTGGCGGGTCTTCACGGAAGTCGGCCTCCTCTATATAAAGCACCCTCGAGAAGGGAATCTTACGGGTTCCCATCGAGGGATCATCCGGTATGTTCTCCGCCTCGAGCTCCTCCACCTTGTCCATGGGATAATTTTCAATAACCACCTTCAGGGGCTTGAGGACCGCCATTACCCGTGGTGCACGCCGGTTCAGGTCTTCCCTGAGACAGAATTCAAGCAGGGATACGTCCACGAGACTGTTGCTTTTTGCCACGCCGATCCTGTCACAGAAGTTCCTTATCGACTCGGGGGTATAACCCCGCCTTCTCAACCCGGCTATAGTCGGCATTCTCGGGTCATCCCATCCATTTACATATCCCTCGTTAACAAGATTTGAGAGTTTGCGTTTGCTCAGTACGGTATAGCTGAGGTTGAGACGGGCAAATTCTATCTGCTGCGGGTGGTAAACTCCAAGTTCATCGAGAAACCAGTCATAGAGTGGCCGGTGGTCCTCAAATTCAAGCGTGCAGATGGAATGGGTTACCCCTTCTATGGAGTCTGAAAGACCATGTGCGAAATCGTAAGTGGGATAGATACACCACCTGCTCCCCGTACGGTGATGTTCCGACTTCAGTATGCGGTATATTACGGGGTCGCGCATATTCAGGTTCCCTGATGACATGTCGATCTTTACCCTGAGTGTCCTTGAACCCTCTTCAAATTCACCGGCCTTCATCCTCTCAAACAGATCGAGGTTCTCATCAACGGAACGGTTGCGATAGGGGCTCTCCCTGCCCGGCTCATTATAATTCCCGCGGTACTCCCTGATCTCACCGGGTGTCAGGTCACAGATGTAGGCCTTACCGGCCCTGATAAGCTGCACTGCATACGCGTGGAGTTGATCAAAGTAATCCGAGGCATAGTAGAGCCTGTCTTCCCAGTCAAAGCCCAGCCAGCGGACATCTTCCTTGATAGATTCAACAAACTCCATCTCCTCCTTCATGGGGTTGGTGTCATCAAACCTCAGGTTGCATAAGCCGCCATATTTGGCTGCCAACCCGAAATTCAGACATATGGACTTGGCATGTCCTATGTGGAGATATCCGTTGGGCTCGGGGGGGAAACGGGTGTGAACCCTCCCGTCAAACTTGCCTGTCCGGAGATCGTCTTCTATGATCTCTTCGATGAAATTGGCAGGACTTCCGGCATCGCTGTTAAGGTCGTCCGTCTCTATGTCTCTTTTTCCCTGAGGCATCGCTGCATTTCTCCGGATATTCATGGATCTGAAATATATCCTTCTAATCACCTTTCCCGATAGTCTCTATAGCCCGCTCAAGCCGCTTTATGGTCCTCTCCTTCCCAACCACCTCAATGACCTCAAATATACCGGGGCTTTTAGTCCCGCCTGTAAGTGCAACCCTCACCGGCTGGGCAAGATCACGAAGCTTAATGCCGTTTTTCTCTATTATCGAGAGAAAGGCGCCCTCCAGTTCTTTCTCGGAAAACCCATCGAGGGCAAGGAGTGAAGTCTTCAGCTCCACCAGATAGGGGAGTATCTCTTCAGTGAGAAACTTCTTCCGGGCCTTCTCCTCATAATCAACATAGTCTGAAATATAATACCGCAATGATGAAGACAGCTCCACAAGGGTCTTGGACCTCTCCTTCAGCGTATCGATCGCCCCTGAAAGCCACTCCTTATCCGGAACGTCATCCTCCCTGATAAGGCCTTCCCTGATAAGGAAGGGGAGAACAAGATCGGCCAGCCTGCCGGAGGAGGTCTCCTTTATATACCGGGCGTTAAGCCAGAGGAGTTTGTCGGGATTGAATACGGCCGCTGCCTTGCCGACGTTTTCAAGGGTGAACCTCTCAATGAGTTCATCCCTTGTGAAGACCTCCTGATCACCATGGGACCATCCAAGCCTGACAAGATAATTGACTATTGCGTCGGGGAGATAGCCCATTTCACGGTAGGCCTGAACCGATGTAGCTCCATGTCGTTTGCTTAGCCTCGTCCTGTCAGGACCGAGGATCATCGGGAGATGTGCAAAGTGTGGTTCAGGGAAGCCCAGCGCCCTGTAGATATGTATCTGCCTGGGGGTATTGTTGAGATGGTCGTCGCCCCTTATTACATGGCTGATCTTCATTTCCACATCATCGACAACAACCACGAAGTTGTAAGTCGGGGTGCCATCCGATCGCTGTATTATCAGGTCGTCAAGCTGTTCGTTATCATATACAACCTTCCCCTTGATGAGATCATCCACCATCGTCCGACCAAATCGGGGCATCTTGAACCGCACTACGGGCCTCCTCCCTGAAGGTGGTGTTTTAAGGTCCCTGCACCTGCCGTCATATTTCACGGAGCTTCCTTCCTTCAGGGAGGCCTGTCGTCTCTCCTCGAGTTCTTCGGGTGTACAGTAACAGAAGTATGCCCGGCCCTCTGTCAGCAGCTTCTCTATATAAGTCCTGTAGACATCAAGCCTTTCAGTCTGCCTGAATGGCCCCTCATCCCAATCGAGTCCGAGCCATTTCAAACCGTCGATTATCGTCTCGATATACTCCTCCGTCGATCTGCTCCTGTCTGTATCCTCGATTCTCAGGATAAAGACGCCCCTGTAATGTCTGGCAAAGAGCCAGTTAAAAAGGGCGGTCCGTACACCACCGATATGGAGATGTCCGGTCGGGCTGGGTGCGAATCTTACACGTACGGTATCCTTACCCACTATGTCTTCTTTCTGTGTATCCTTCAATTATTATATCCTCTCCTCTTCTCTTTACCTTGATATCCTCTATCCTGTACGCATCTTTCAGGGTTCCGCAGGATTCGCCGCCCACTGCGGGATATGAATCCTTGCCACCTGCTATCTTTGGTGAGATGAAAAACACCACCTTGTCAACAATACCATCCCTTAATGCATGGGAGGTCAATGATGAGCCTCCTTCAATCATTAATGAGGTGATCCCCATCGCACCAAGCCTCTCCATGAGCCGGCCCAGGTGGAGGGTTCCCCTGTAGAATATAAATTTTACTCCTTTGTCGGACAATTCTTCAATCCTCCTGTCGCCGGCGCTCCTTTCCGTAACGATAATGGTTTCCGGCGGAACGTCCAGGATCTTATACCCATCGGGGATCTCGAGGAAAGGGTCGATAACTATACGCTTGGGGTCCTTTCCGCCCCTGATACGCGCAGTAAGCTCAGGATTATCAGCCCTGACCGTACCTATTGCAGTCAGTACCGCATCAACCGAAGACCTCATGTGGTGGACCAGTTTTCTTGAACGCTCGCCGGTTATCCATCTGGACTCACCGGAGGGAAGGGCGATCTTTCCGTCAAGGGTCATGGCCACCTTGAGGGTAACAAAAGGGATCCCTTGAGTTATATACTTACAGTATGCCTCATTTAATTTCCCGGCCTCTGCCTCAAGGATACCGCAGACCACTGCAACCCCTGCACGCCTTAACTCCCTGATTCCCTCGCCGGAAACCTTGGGATTCGGGTCCTTCATTGCCGCAAAGACCCTTTTTACGCCGGCACTGATAATTGCCCCGGTGCACGGTGGGGTCCTTTTATCGGTATGACAGCATGGTTCGAGGTTCACATACAGGGACGCCCCTTCCGCCTTACTGCCGGCATGTTCAAGAACAAGTGCCTCGGCATGGGGGGTACCGGGCGCCTTGTGATAATCCTCGGCAATAATCCTCCCCCTCTTTACCAGCACTGCTCCAACCATGGGATTTGGGCTGGTGAATCCCGAGGACTTTCTTGCCAGTGCCATGGCCCTTTTGATATATTTAGCATGTTCCATAGTACAGCCTGTTGGCTATTATTCAATACAAAAACTATTAATATTAACAAAAGCAATACCTTGGAGTCTTCCTTAATCGTGTATCCTTTTAATCCCTGCCAATTATCATGCCCTCCCTGCCAGGAGTTTCCCCGGAAACAGAGCAACAAAAAACATAATACAATGATAGATAAGGGAAAAAGGGATTCAACAAGTGGTCGATAATGAAATTCAAAAATTGGGGGAACTCCTGCCTGCCTGCATGTTGACAGTTCTTTCAAGGTATTGATATAATGTAAAAAAATTACGAGAGGAGTGTGATTTCTTAATGCCCTCAGTTATCGTAAAAGAGAACGGTTCCTTTGAGAATGCACTGAAGAGGTTTAAAAAACAGTGTGAAAAGGAAGGGATACTCTCGGATGTCAGGAAGAGGGAGCACTATGAGAAGCCAAGCGTAAAAAGAAAGAAAAAGATCCTTGCCGCGCGTAAAAAAGCTTTAAAAAGAACGAGAACGATGCAGGACAGATAAGATGACCCTCAGGGAAAGAATTGAAATCGACTTCAAGGCAGCCTTTAAGTCTTCCGACAAAGCAAGGCTCTCATCACTCCGTCTCATAAAGGCTGCATTTAAAAACCGGGAGATCGAAAAGAGGGAGGAGCTTTCCGATGACGAGGTCATCGAGGTCTTAAGCACTCTTGCCAAACAGCAGAAAGAATCAATAGTTGAATTCCGCAAGGGAGGCCGTACAGACCTTGTTCTGAAGGAGGAAGCGGAACTCGGGGTAATTAAAGAATATCTACCTGAAGAACTCCCTGAAGAGGAGATAGACAGGATGATCAATGAGTGCATCAGTGAGGTATCCGCGTCATCCATCAGTGATATGGGAAGGATAATGAAGGTTCTGATGCCAAGGATCAAGGGCAGGGCTGACGGAAAGGTTGTAAACGCAAAAGTGAGGAAAATCCTGCAGGACAAAGAACGGTCCTGACAACGGTCCTCTATCCTGAATTTAATAAAAAACAGGCTAAAGGCCATCTCTAAAAAGGCCTTGCCGTTAATCACCACGTACTCCTCTCATGGCCTGGGCTTAAGATATTATGAAACAGGTTCAAAACGGCGAGGTACAAAGCGGCACCGCCCCTTTCGTATTCCCGTTGAGCTTGCACTTCTGTCTGCTTTTTCGGGCTGTTGCCCAAACCGTAAACCGTCAGCCCTGAAATAAACTCAGGGCAGGCTCCCAACCCTGAGCCATCCGATGGCCGGCATCCGAGCGGGATACATGGAGTCTGTCAATAAACTCATTGTGTCTGCCTGTCATTCCGGCAGTCCTTAAAGCCGGAAGCCGGTCTCTTTAATGGGCTCCGGATGCCCGATTACAGACTTAGGGCATGATAGGAATAAAAACTACAGTTATTTGTCATTCCCGCAAGCGAAGCGAGTCGGGAATCCTTCTTGAAGAGCGATTCCTGACAAGCCGGAATGATGGAAAAACGACAACCGTTCGAGTTTATACACGGACTCTAAATAGAGTCCGTGTATAAACTGTCATTTTTTATTTCTGTCATACCCGAAGTCTGTAGTCGGGTATCCAGAACTTATTGAAAAGACTGGATTCCCGCCCAACTGACCGCGGGAATGACGGCTCTATTGTTGAGTTTATACACGGACTCTATTTAGGGAATAAACTACCCCGCCGCAAGCGGACGGGGTATTATGTATATATTCGCTCACCCATATATATTACGCCGCAAGCGGCGGGGAATAGAACCCCAAGGGATTCAAACACAGGAGAAAAACAAAATGACACTTGAAGAACTCTACCACAGCGCTGTAGCCACAGGAATAGAGAACGACCCCAGAGGCAAAGAAACGGTTCAGGAAGTCCTGTCTTTCAGGGAAAAGGCATGCAAAGAGCTGAAAGACAGGGATCGTGAGTTTTTTGACTCAGAGTCTCTCAAAAACCCCTATTCTGATACCCGGATACTCTACGGAAAGGGGAGCATTGAGATAAAAACCATCCTCACAGGTATAGACATTGAGGTTGGTGAGGTACTGCTTGCTGAGAACTTGAGATCAAACGGCAAACCCGTAGACCTTATGGTTTCACACCACCCGGAGGGAACTGCATTTGCAAACCTCTACGATGTGATGAGGATGCAGTCGGATATCCTCAACAAATTCGGGGTCCCGATCAATATTGCCGAAGCGCTCATGGAAGGAAGGATTAAAGAGGTTGAAAGGCGTCTGATGCCCGTAAACCATACGAGGGCTGTGGATGCAGCCAGATTGCTTGACATACCCTTTGTATGCATTCACACACCTGCAGACAACATGGTTGTCTCTTACCTTCAGCGGACTTTCAAGGACAGGGATCCCCACAGACTCAACGATATTATTGATATCCTCCTTGAGATCCCGGAGTATAGAGAGGCAAAAAAGATCGGTGCCGGGCCTAACATACTGCTGGGTTCCGACGAAAGGAAGGCCGGCAAGGTCTTTGTGGATATGACGGGGGGAACTGAAGGAGCAAAGGAGATATTCGGCAACCTCACCTCAAGTGGCGTAAACACCATCGTTGCTATGCACCTGAGTGAAGAACACAGGAAAGAGGCTGAAAAACAGCACCTCAATGTGATTATCGCCGGCCATATTGCAAGCGATAATCTCGGGCTCAACCTCCTTCTCGACAGGGTTCTTGCAGATGACATAGAGGTCATCGAGTGCTCAGGATTCAGAAGGGTTGCAAGGGATTTAAGCAGTTAAATTCGTAATGGTTTTTTTGCTCAAGCTTGTGGGATAATTCTATATGGATTTGAAACAGGCCGTTGAAGAGATTAAGGACAGCCTGGATATTGTCGATATCCTCTCCGAATATATTGATCTGAAGAAGGCCGGCAAGAACTATAAGGCCGTCTGTCCCTTTCACGATGAAAAGACCCCATCCTTTGTTGTAAGCCCCGAAAAACAGATATTTCACTGCTTTGGCTGCGGAACCGGGGGTGACGTGGTGACATTCCTTATGAAGCACGACGGGGTTCCCTTCCCGGAGGCCGTAAAGACACTCGCAGAACGTGCCGGAATAAAAATAAACGGGGAATTCTCGAGGTCCGGACCTCATGTCAGTTTGAAGAAGGACCTCATCGAAATACACGGCAAAAGCGTCCTCTTCTTCCAGGATCATCTGAAAAAAAACAAAACCGCTTTTAACTACCTGAAAAAGAGGGGCATTAATGACGAGGCGATCGGGAATTTCTCTCTCGGTTTTGCGCCAAAGTCCCACGATATGCTTTTCGGATACCTCAGGGAGAAGGGATACCCTGAAA comes from bacterium BMS3Abin08 and encodes:
- the albA_3 gene encoding antilisterial bacteriocin subtilosin biosynthesis protein AlbA; translated protein: MPDTFPEKDRGSKRYYLSEASLLRWLEVPSVYNVKTDELYEVDERGFSFLQGCASEEGCYSNDPDFIHFCLQENILGTVKVPLRDCIIRRSPVPSLRYLELLVTDRCNLRCRHCYIGEPEFHDLPFDAVKVLLEEFHAIQGLRVLVSGGEPLLYRDFGELNSFFETYPPRKVLLSNGTLLTGERLRGLNVEEIQISIDGIDASHDSIRGEGSYGKAMQGLQEAVNAGFDVSVSTMIHPMNLEDFEEMEGIFREMGVREWTVDVPCTSGRMEKNRGLCLPPETAGRYLRYGYGGGFHGGGDGYACGLHLASVLPDGRVAKCAFYADRPVGHISEGLETCWKRIEPLKLTELSCDCDDIEICRGGCRYRAELMGDPLGKDIFKCSAFRDER
- the gpsA gene encoding glycerol-3-phosphate dehydrogenase [NAD(P)+], which encodes MSYIAVIGAGSWGTALTILLAEKAYDVSLWVYEDELAGEISESRINTVFLPDILIPDQVHVTSSLEEALYRARYVLCVVPTQFARRVFEEASRFIDGEAVLITASKGIEKDTLKTVSSILHDVLSNQIAVLSGPSFAREVVRGLPTAVTLAAVDRSTALLIQEIFNTDNFRVYTHNDLIGVELGGALKNVIAIASGVSDGLGLGFNARAALITRGLAEITRLGVKMGAEVRTFSGLSGMGDLVLTCTGNLSRNYTVGYRLGQGVKLDDILSEMKSVAEGVETSASANELAGRFSVEMPIVRQVYLVIHKGKDPAEAVTELMTRSLKEEFYPGSHENING
- the glnS gene encoding glutamine--tRNA ligase, which codes for MPQGKRDIETDDLNSDAGSPANFIEEIIEDDLRTGKFDGRVHTRFPPEPNGYLHIGHAKSICLNFGLAAKYGGLCNLRFDDTNPMKEEMEFVESIKEDVRWLGFDWEDRLYYASDYFDQLHAYAVQLIRAGKAYICDLTPGEIREYRGNYNEPGRESPYRNRSVDENLDLFERMKAGEFEEGSRTLRVKIDMSSGNLNMRDPVIYRILKSEHHRTGSRWCIYPTYDFAHGLSDSIEGVTHSICTLEFEDHRPLYDWFLDELGVYHPQQIEFARLNLSYTVLSKRKLSNLVNEGYVNGWDDPRMPTIAGLRRRGYTPESIRNFCDRIGVAKSNSLVDVSLLEFCLREDLNRRAPRVMAVLKPLKVVIENYPMDKVEELEAENIPDDPSMGTRKIPFSRVLYIEEADFREDPPKKFFRLAPGREVRLKHAYIIKCERAVRDESGRIAELRCTYDPGSRSGMPGGNRKIKGTLHWVSKRHALSAEVRLYDRMFLKPDPGDGKECPDLKECINPESLVVLKRCRVEPGLRNALPGDRFQFLRLGYFCVDRDTTDGAPVFNRTVPLRDTWAKIDKSQRGKE
- the gltX gene encoding glutamate--tRNA ligase → MKDTQKEDIVGKDTVRVRFAPSPTGHLHIGGVRTALFNWLFARHYRGVFILRIEDTDRSRSTEEYIETIIDGLKWLGLDWDEGPFRQTERLDVYRTYIEKLLTEGRAYFCYCTPEELEERRQASLKEGSSVKYDGRCRDLKTPPSGRRPVVRFKMPRFGRTMVDDLIKGKVVYDNEQLDDLIIQRSDGTPTYNFVVVVDDVEMKISHVIRGDDHLNNTPRQIHIYRALGFPEPHFAHLPMILGPDRTRLSKRHGATSVQAYREMGYLPDAIVNYLVRLGWSHGDQEVFTRDELIERFTLENVGKAAAVFNPDKLLWLNARYIKETSSGRLADLVLPFLIREGLIREDDVPDKEWLSGAIDTLKERSKTLVELSSSLRYYISDYVDYEEKARKKFLTEEILPYLVELKTSLLALDGFSEKELEGAFLSIIEKNGIKLRDLAQPVRVALTGGTKSPGIFEVIEVVGKERTIKRLERAIETIGKGD
- the ribD gene encoding riboflavin biosynthesis protein RibD yields the protein MEHAKYIKRAMALARKSSGFTSPNPMVGAVLVKRGRIIAEDYHKAPGTPHAEALVLEHAGSKAEGASLYVNLEPCCHTDKRTPPCTGAIISAGVKRVFAAMKDPNPKVSGEGIRELRRAGVAVVCGILEAEAGKLNEAYCKYITQGIPFVTLKVAMTLDGKIALPSGESRWITGERSRKLVHHMRSSVDAVLTAIGTVRADNPELTARIRGGKDPKRIVIDPFLEIPDGYKILDVPPETIIVTERSAGDRRIEELSDKGVKFIFYRGTLHLGRLMERLGAMGITSLMIEGGSSLTSHALRDGIVDKVVFFISPKIAGGKDSYPAVGGESCGTLKDAYRIEDIKVKRRGEDIIIEGYTERRHSG
- the rpsU_1 gene encoding 30S ribosomal protein S21 yields the protein MPSVIVKENGSFENALKRFKKQCEKEGILSDVRKREHYEKPSVKRKKKILAARKKALKRTRTMQDR
- a CDS encoding glutamyl-tRNA(Gln) amidotransferase subunit E; translated protein: MTLRERIEIDFKAAFKSSDKARLSSLRLIKAAFKNREIEKREELSDDEVIEVLSTLAKQQKESIVEFRKGGRTDLVLKEEAELGVIKEYLPEELPEEEIDRMINECISEVSASSISDMGRIMKVLMPRIKGRADGKVVNAKVRKILQDKERS
- a CDS encoding NGG1p interacting factor 3 produces the protein MTLEELYHSAVATGIENDPRGKETVQEVLSFREKACKELKDRDREFFDSESLKNPYSDTRILYGKGSIEIKTILTGIDIEVGEVLLAENLRSNGKPVDLMVSHHPEGTAFANLYDVMRMQSDILNKFGVPINIAEALMEGRIKEVERRLMPVNHTRAVDAARLLDIPFVCIHTPADNMVVSYLQRTFKDRDPHRLNDIIDILLEIPEYREAKKIGAGPNILLGSDERKAGKVFVDMTGGTEGAKEIFGNLTSSGVNTIVAMHLSEEHRKEAEKQHLNVIIAGHIASDNLGLNLLLDRVLADDIEVIECSGFRRVARDLSS